The Spartobacteria bacterium genome contains the following window.
ATTTTTTCTGCAATCCGTTTTATCTGCGCACCTTTTCGTCCATGCCGTTGGGACAGCAGGATGCAGCGTTTATCAGTCAATTCCCCATGCCCTATCAGAACGGAGCACGTTGTCGGTTGATAAATGGGTCGACTGTTCCTGTATCGTTATCCTTTGGAGCCAAAGGCGACAAAGAAAGCAGTCAGGGGCTTTCTCGCCTTTTTCATGCAAAATGGAACGCGGATACCGGAAAAGGCCTCCCGTTTAATATGTTGTCAGTGAATGGACCGGGTCACTATGTCGGTTGTTTTCTTTCTGCGATTGGTCAGGATGGATCCTGGAACATTCTGGAAGGGGATGACATTCTTGCTCCCGATAGAAATAAACGCATGCCTCAGTACGGAACGGGGCTCGAAGACTATTTTAGCGGTGCGTATTACTATACCACATTGATGGATCTTCCGCTGCATGGTTTGATTGAAAAGGGTGCTATGCGCACCGATCAGTATCGTTTTCATCTCCTGGATGCCGTATCGTTTGACGAATCCTTTGATGCGAGCATAGAATTTGGTCATGCCAATGCCGCGCAGGGGGTTATGAACAGTGTTGCCTATTGGTACTCCGACGCACCTGGCGATCAAACACTGCCGCAAAACAAACGGAACCTTCTTCAGCGGCCTGCGGATCGATTTGAATTGCATGGACTGATGACCCAGTTGTTCATGCTGGAGCGCGAGGGGTTGTATGCCGATGCGGCCGATCGCATGGAGTTTTTTGCAAAGCGATATGCGGGCCAGCCATGGGTCGAGTTGCTGAACGTTCGTGCGCTGGGATATCGTGAAAAGGTGGAGGGCTTTGAAGCGGTGCGTGCAGACTACGAAGCATTGACGCAAAGTGCAAACCCCTCTGTGGCTCAAACAGCCAAGGACAGACTCTGGCTGGCTGAAAATCCGTCGCATGCGCTTTTGGGGATTCATGCTCTATGTAAATATAAACTAATGCTAGATGGACAGGATATGGCTGAAGGGACCGGCCAAAATGAATTACGCGTACTGCGGATAACGCTTCCAGAAGGGGAGCATGTCTGGGATGTTGATTTGGCGCCTACTCATCAGGGCAGTTTTTTCTCCCTGTGCGTGCAGACCCGGCAGGGAACGATGTCGATGCCGGGGGATTGGGACACACTCAATATGCAGGTGATTCC
Protein-coding sequences here:
- a CDS encoding DUF2961 domain-containing protein codes for the protein MRLISHYALVCILFITALLNGCGKNNSCPLKDVNLGILLERMTNLNTFAEAPLGPSFLESSYDRSGGNQDWVVYTQAEPTGRITVFEADGPGYISRIWIASYYAKRWLFFFDGEKTPRLDLTQDELFGGAFPFSPPLAGKSSGGHYSLLPIPFSKRLRIEIVPENLDPGSRNYYHINYTRLDLSSRAVQSFPKELSTAQSNLVVAVNAFQSSESERQSLQIDDCMKDATQATLAPGQSFDFWNDSGEGLLRLFCIRIDSPDKSDVMSYELLRGLRLQMFWNGATKPSVDVPLGDFFCNPFYLRTFSSMPLGQQDAAFISQFPMPYQNGARCRLINGSTVPVSLSFGAKGDKESSQGLSRLFHAKWNADTGKGLPFNMLSVNGPGHYVGCFLSAIGQDGSWNILEGDDILAPDRNKRMPQYGTGLEDYFSGAYYYTTLMDLPLHGLIEKGAMRTDQYRFHLLDAVSFDESFDASIEFGHANAAQGVMNSVAYWYSDAPGDQTLPQNKRNLLQRPADRFELHGLMTQLFMLEREGLYADAADRMEFFAKRYAGQPWVELLNVRALGYREKVEGFEAVRADYEALTQSANPSVAQTAKDRLWLAENPSHALLGIHALCKYKLMLDGQDMAEGTGQNELRVLRITLPEGEHVWDVDLAPTHQGSFFSLCVQTRQGTMSMPGDWDTLNMQVIPGTEAPDKFSAESVLPNMTIWAFNPNGYVGMQSPANGIDLWYFWAGHPRIAHVRLRKNWVFGDYDDGALGSLKERTREELRAHAID